A window of Polaribacter litorisediminis contains these coding sequences:
- a CDS encoding DUF2975 domain-containing protein, translated as MKTIKILTTLINILFFGLTIVFIALLIFGFVIYFFSEHLPFYLQNFGMLFNSNFFSWHLFLVPATTVLNFILFIMAIFYLRKSITPFIQSDFYSESVTKNLWKAGNLFIFIGVSTIIIQLIAATYMQVFMTKIIQINGFITFSNIVAAAFDLRSIFLIIVGLFFLLFSKSFINARALKQENDLTI; from the coding sequence ATGAAAACAATAAAAATTTTAACAACACTTATAAATATATTATTTTTTGGGTTAACCATAGTATTTATAGCGCTACTAATATTCGGGTTTGTTATTTACTTTTTTAGCGAACACTTACCTTTTTATCTTCAAAATTTCGGAATGTTATTTAACTCAAACTTTTTTAGCTGGCACCTTTTCTTAGTTCCAGCAACTACCGTTTTAAATTTTATCTTATTTATTATGGCTATTTTCTACCTTAGAAAAAGTATTACACCTTTTATACAGTCCGACTTCTATAGCGAAAGCGTCACCAAAAATTTATGGAAAGCAGGAAATCTTTTTATTTTTATAGGAGTATCTACTATTATTATCCAATTAATTGCAGCAACTTATATGCAAGTTTTTATGACTAAAATTATACAAATTAATGGATTTATTACTTTCTCTAATATAGTTGCAGCAGCATTTGATTTAAGAAGTATTTTCTTAATTATTGTTGGCTTATTTTTTCTACTCTTTAGTAAAAGTTTCATCAACGCAAGAGCATTAAAACAAGAAAACGATTTAACTATTTAA
- a CDS encoding DUF2975 domain-containing protein — protein sequence MKTVKILKVMHILSWIVFVGLCIKTGIILTSYFISIARPEYAKNLFEGLDLSQYYTHSFWQYSSIVGYKVLLFSLEAHIAFLVTRLLNTLNLEKPFHESMHQLMTKISISIFYLWILAIIHNAHVQFLAKRYNFSMELFSGDFIFLAGIIFIFAQIIKRGIEIQQENDLTI from the coding sequence ATGAAAACAGTAAAAATTTTAAAAGTAATGCATATCCTCTCTTGGATTGTTTTTGTTGGCTTATGTATAAAAACAGGAATCATCTTAACATCCTATTTTATTAGTATTGCCAGGCCTGAGTATGCTAAAAACTTGTTTGAGGGTTTAGATTTATCACAATACTATACGCATAGTTTTTGGCAATATTCTAGTATTGTTGGCTACAAAGTACTCTTATTTTCATTAGAAGCCCATATTGCATTTTTAGTAACCCGATTGTTAAATACGCTAAATTTAGAAAAACCATTTCATGAGAGTATGCATCAATTAATGACTAAGATAAGCATTAGTATTTTTTATTTATGGATTTTAGCTATTATACATAATGCTCATGTTCAGTTTTTAGCAAAAAGATATAACTTCTCGATGGAGTTATTTTCTGGTGACTTTATCTTTTTAGCGGGTATTATTTTCATTTTTGCTCAAATTATTAAAAGAGGAATTGAAATTCAACAAGAAAACGATTTAACCATATAA
- a CDS encoding DUF2975 domain-containing protein, producing the protein MRKINILKAIVDLLWIFSMPIVLLIIGFSITIFFVVLSELNIKINSVVLNTNKLTSKILLAIAALNYLLIIAALYFFRKVLHYFLRVKIFEEMVITSFKKIGNLLVISSIISLITSMLSKVYFEQKVALEFGLNQHLIIICFGLFFLVLSEIFKIAKHQKQENDLTI; encoded by the coding sequence ATGCGAAAAATTAATATTCTAAAAGCAATTGTAGATTTACTTTGGATATTTTCAATGCCAATAGTATTGTTAATTATTGGATTTTCAATTACAATTTTCTTTGTTGTTTTGAGTGAATTAAATATCAAGATAAACTCAGTGGTTTTGAATACCAACAAGCTAACATCAAAAATATTATTGGCTATTGCTGCTTTAAATTACTTACTAATTATTGCTGCTTTGTATTTTTTCAGAAAAGTATTGCATTATTTTTTAAGAGTTAAAATATTTGAAGAAATGGTTATCACTTCCTTTAAAAAAATTGGTAATTTATTAGTGATTTCTAGTATAATTTCACTCATCACTTCTATGCTAAGTAAAGTTTATTTTGAGCAAAAAGTAGCTTTAGAGTTTGGTCTAAACCAACACTTGATAATTATTTGTTTTGGTCTATTCTTTTTAGTTTTAAGTGAAATATTTAAAATTGCAAAACATCAAAAACAAGAAAACGATTTAACAATTTAA
- a CDS encoding helix-turn-helix domain-containing protein, with protein sequence MAIIVNLDVMLAKRKMRSKELAEIIGITTANLSILKSGKAKAVRFSTLEAICEALDCQPSDILEYKKD encoded by the coding sequence ATGGCGATTATTGTAAATCTTGACGTAATGTTGGCAAAGCGCAAAATGCGCAGCAAGGAGTTAGCAGAAATTATTGGAATTACCACCGCCAATCTATCTATCTTAAAATCTGGGAAGGCGAAAGCTGTTCGTTTTTCTACTTTAGAAGCTATTTGTGAAGCTTTAGATTGCCAACCCTCAGATATTTTAGAATATAAAAAAGATTAA
- a CDS encoding LexA family protein, producing MRATDNLTLFAPKASSGNGAILIDVGISAGYPSPSGDFNETRISLDDELVQNKDSTFYAKVKGQSMINAGLDDNDLLVIDRSLEPANNKIAVCFLDGEFTVKRLRVAKNEVWLQPENPNYPIIHITEENDFMIWGIVTNVIKKV from the coding sequence ATGAGAGCAACAGACAATCTTACTTTATTTGCACCGAAAGCTTCTTCGGGAAATGGCGCTATTTTAATTGATGTAGGCATTTCTGCAGGTTACCCATCTCCGTCTGGAGATTTTAACGAAACTAGAATTTCTTTAGATGACGAATTAGTTCAAAATAAAGACAGTACTTTTTACGCGAAAGTAAAAGGCCAATCAATGATTAATGCTGGTTTAGATGACAATGATTTATTAGTTATTGATAGAAGTCTAGAGCCTGCCAACAATAAAATTGCAGTTTGCTTTTTAGACGGAGAGTTTACCGTTAAACGCTTACGTGTAGCAAAAAATGAGGTTTGGTTACAGCCAGAAAATCCGAATTACCCAATTATACATATAACGGAAGAAAACGATTTTATGATTTGGGGTATTGTTACAAACGTGATTAAAAAAGTATAA